A single genomic interval of Arthrobacter methylotrophus harbors:
- a CDS encoding PD-(D/E)XK nuclease family protein, giving the protein MNQTTPLLRDKLAWDGKKLVVTSDAVIDKIRRQALSASTSKSMQSCAARWVGERLLRNEVEDPFAPAPLGTSAHSIMEDMFDEDVYERGERTLALAEALTIRDSDIMWPDVPAEDDGVRALTRINRRRWIEEVKTAYEGLFVIEDPKTIEVYARELQIDGLTINGVPSNGFIDRVRHGVNKRGKEGLIVEDYKGLAVTTPIPTPAGWTTMGELSKGDIVLGSDGKPTIVVAKSGTHHRKCYEVVFSDGSKVVCDNVHLWEITDTYRNVPKVSETVDADELFRRVSDRAGGRIAIHIPNTAPLELPAAELPIDPWVLGAWLGDGHSKTGSLTVGNEDLADMCEIIERRWGSVVPRVAGASHSVTLSASPVAVAEQVRIPANPDQCEWGHSTAGTCQECDGVVRRARKTAFASLPTVDTRVPGQCSRGHVLRGLSAKSHVCLDCKLIVARHLEAVRGPKTNVPTVETIAAEKPLQGGSLRAKLAKSGLLLNKHIPTAYLRGSYEQRLELLQGLMDTDGSFNAQRGRAVFVTTKRALADGVRELVSSLGVTVQWFEKDYENAVRPDATVFMLEFRPLNFVPFQLERKASAVRLMQASYKRFPKATERSLRRDIVGMNVVDSVPTECIAVDAPNHLYLCGTTMIPTHNTGKVGNTRFGDDHGDQIRIYAAALKEKTGELPVGGTVLYTKFGKARDIDLSPGAMSKTLKTFELSWKRHNRYMESREFPTKVSALCGWCPLINACPVAKEEGKTVSEKVADQMHSATHLGIPALRPGASVAAMVSTEDTVITKHGQEVSFFMPDPFSYGIPDEQMAEVERAAELAAHIYNSGENPIASQDRIHGMNKITEREVYKPYTIEGELNPNSYAAMGVFGTAELAVEALHRGGLPINGTNVKALATTFQHIVCESQEHWTGSTSAADGANSRMRGALRTVLATLPMPFGEDAASWDAWVAAAIRRCKSITAVALHLFTEERTESPWEALAGVTPDSAPAAPAPAPAPKAAVKAAPKAEPAPAAEEAAPAADEAVEAPAEADAPAEAPEPEPRRVVRKAAKAAAPVDDIDFVPDDFAVNDDVFA; this is encoded by the coding sequence ATGAACCAGACCACGCCACTGCTCCGCGACAAGCTCGCCTGGGACGGCAAGAAGCTCGTCGTCACCAGCGATGCCGTTATCGACAAGATCCGCCGCCAGGCGCTCTCGGCGTCCACCTCCAAGTCGATGCAGTCCTGCGCGGCGCGCTGGGTGGGGGAGCGGCTGCTGCGCAATGAAGTCGAGGACCCGTTCGCCCCGGCGCCGCTCGGGACCAGCGCCCACTCGATCATGGAAGACATGTTCGACGAGGACGTCTACGAACGCGGTGAGCGCACCCTTGCCCTGGCCGAGGCGCTGACCATCCGCGACTCGGACATCATGTGGCCTGACGTGCCGGCCGAGGACGACGGCGTCCGGGCGCTCACCCGTATCAACCGCCGGCGCTGGATCGAAGAGGTCAAGACCGCCTACGAGGGCCTGTTTGTCATCGAAGACCCGAAGACCATCGAGGTTTACGCACGGGAGCTGCAGATCGACGGACTCACTATCAATGGCGTCCCTTCGAACGGCTTCATCGACCGTGTCCGGCACGGGGTCAACAAGCGCGGCAAAGAAGGCTTGATTGTTGAAGATTACAAGGGTCTGGCCGTGACCACACCTATCCCGACTCCCGCCGGCTGGACCACCATGGGTGAGCTCTCCAAGGGCGACATCGTGCTGGGGTCCGACGGAAAGCCGACGATTGTCGTCGCCAAGTCCGGCACTCACCACCGCAAGTGCTACGAGGTTGTCTTCAGCGACGGCTCCAAGGTCGTCTGCGACAACGTCCACCTGTGGGAGATCACCGACACCTACCGGAATGTGCCGAAGGTGTCTGAGACTGTGGACGCCGATGAGTTGTTCCGCCGTGTGTCCGACCGAGCCGGCGGCCGCATTGCTATCCACATCCCGAACACCGCTCCGCTTGAACTCCCCGCTGCCGAACTGCCAATCGACCCTTGGGTCCTCGGTGCCTGGCTCGGCGACGGGCATTCCAAGACTGGAAGCCTGACTGTCGGAAATGAAGACCTTGCCGACATGTGCGAGATCATCGAGCGTCGTTGGGGTTCTGTCGTCCCGCGTGTCGCTGGTGCAAGCCACAGCGTCACCCTTTCAGCCTCACCTGTTGCTGTCGCTGAGCAGGTCCGCATTCCCGCCAACCCGGATCAGTGCGAATGGGGCCACAGCACCGCCGGTACCTGCCAAGAATGCGATGGCGTCGTTCGTCGCGCCAGGAAGACCGCATTCGCGTCCCTTCCCACAGTAGACACTCGCGTGCCTGGCCAGTGCTCACGGGGTCACGTGCTTCGGGGTTTGTCCGCGAAGAGCCATGTTTGCCTGGACTGCAAGCTCATTGTTGCCCGACACCTTGAAGCTGTGCGAGGGCCCAAGACCAACGTACCCACGGTGGAAACCATAGCCGCAGAGAAGCCTCTCCAGGGTGGATCTCTCCGGGCGAAGTTGGCCAAGTCCGGGCTGCTCCTGAACAAGCACATCCCGACGGCATATCTGCGCGGGTCCTATGAGCAGCGACTGGAACTCCTTCAGGGCCTCATGGACACGGATGGCTCTTTCAACGCCCAGCGGGGAAGGGCAGTGTTCGTCACGACTAAGCGCGCCCTCGCCGACGGGGTACGCGAGCTCGTGTCGTCCCTCGGCGTCACCGTTCAGTGGTTCGAGAAGGACTACGAGAATGCTGTCCGCCCAGACGCAACCGTGTTCATGCTCGAGTTCCGCCCCCTGAACTTCGTCCCGTTCCAGCTGGAGCGCAAGGCCTCCGCTGTTCGCCTTATGCAGGCCTCATACAAGCGGTTCCCGAAGGCTACCGAACGGTCACTGCGCCGGGACATCGTCGGCATGAACGTCGTTGATTCGGTTCCGACTGAGTGCATTGCAGTGGACGCGCCGAACCACCTGTACCTGTGCGGAACCACCATGATCCCGACCCACAACACGGGCAAGGTAGGAAATACCCGGTTCGGAGACGATCACGGGGACCAGATCCGCATCTACGCGGCCGCCCTGAAAGAGAAGACCGGCGAGCTGCCCGTCGGCGGCACGGTGCTCTACACGAAGTTCGGCAAGGCCCGCGACATCGACCTGAGCCCCGGCGCGATGTCCAAAACACTGAAGACCTTCGAGCTGTCCTGGAAGCGGCACAACCGCTACATGGAGTCCCGCGAGTTCCCGACCAAGGTCTCGGCCTTGTGCGGCTGGTGCCCGCTGATCAACGCCTGCCCGGTCGCCAAGGAGGAAGGCAAGACGGTCTCCGAGAAGGTCGCCGACCAGATGCACTCCGCGACCCACCTGGGTATCCCTGCGCTGCGCCCCGGTGCTTCCGTCGCCGCAATGGTCTCCACCGAGGACACCGTCATTACCAAGCACGGCCAGGAAGTCAGCTTCTTCATGCCGGACCCGTTCAGCTACGGCATCCCGGACGAGCAGATGGCCGAAGTGGAGAGGGCCGCGGAACTTGCCGCACACATCTACAACAGCGGGGAGAACCCGATCGCCTCACAAGACAGGATTCACGGAATGAACAAGATCACGGAACGCGAGGTGTACAAGCCGTACACCATCGAAGGTGAACTGAACCCGAACTCGTACGCCGCCATGGGCGTCTTCGGTACGGCAGAACTCGCCGTCGAAGCACTCCACCGGGGCGGTCTGCCCATCAACGGAACGAACGTCAAGGCGCTGGCCACCACCTTCCAGCACATTGTCTGCGAGTCGCAGGAGCACTGGACCGGTTCGACCTCAGCTGCGGACGGCGCCAACTCCCGGATGCGCGGTGCCCTCCGTACCGTCCTGGCCACGTTGCCGATGCCGTTCGGCGAAGACGCCGCCTCATGGGACGCCTGGGTTGCCGCCGCGATCCGCCGTTGCAAGTCCATCACAGCCGTCGCACTGCACCTGTTCACCGAAGAACGCACCGAATCCCCATGGGAAGCCCTCGCCGGTGTCACCCCGGACTCCGCGCCGGCCGCTCCTGCTCCTGCACCGGCCCCGAAGGCCGCCGTCAAGGCTGCTCCGAAGGCTGAACCTGCCCCCGCCGCGGAAGAGGCGGCACCGGCCGCTGACGAGGCTGTGGAGGCCCCTGCCGAGGCCGACGCACCGGCGGAAGCCCCTGAACCGGAGCCCCGCCGAGTCGTCCGCAAAGCCGCCAAGGCTGCCGCACCCGTCGATGACATCGACTTCGTCCCCGATGACTTCGCCGTCAACGACGACGTTTTCGCCTAA